In Bogoriella caseilytica, the genomic window ACTTCCCCCCGGAACAGACCGTGCTGATGGCCACCGGCTCCCAGGGCGAGCCCATGGCGGCGCTGAGCCGCATCGCCAACAAGGACCATCGCGTCTCCGTAGGACCCGGCGACACCGTGATCTTCGCGTCCTCACTGATCCCCGGCAACGAGAACTCGGTCTTCCGCGTGATCAACGGCCTGATGCGTCTCGGTGCGAAGGTGGTCCATCAGGGCAATGCCAAGGTGCACGTCTCTGGTCATGCCTCGGCCGGTGAGCTGCTCTACTGCTACAACATCGTGCGCCCGAAGAACGTCATGCCGGTGCACGGCGAGATCCGCCACCTCGTGGCCAACGGAGCGCTCGCGGTCCAGACCGGTGTGCCCGCCGAACGCGTGGTGCTCGCCGAGGATGGCGTGGTGGTCGACCTCCTCGAGGGCAAGGCCCGGATCGCCGGGGCCGTGCCGGCCGGTTATGTCTACGTCGACGGCTCCTCCGTCGGTGAGATCACCGATGCGGAGCTGAAGGACCGCAGGATCCTCGGCGAAGAGGGCTTCATCGCCATTTTCGCTGCCGTCGACGCCACGAACGGCACGGTACTCACCGGGCCGCACATCCAGGCACGCGGCATGGCTGAGGATGATGCGGTCTTCGATGCGATCCTCCCGGATGTGACCGACGCCCTGAACGAGGTGGTGGCGCGCGGCAACGCAGACACCCACCAGATGCAGCAGGCCATGCGGCGAGTCGTCGGGCGCTGGGCCGCCCGGAAACTCCGCCGCTCGCCGATGATCATTCCCACGGTGGTCGAGGCCTGAAACCCCGCCACACCGGGAGTCGTCCCGGGCGGCGTCGGCCGTGACGGTTAGCGTGGCCAGGTCATGAGTGCGCGCACCAAGAAAAACGAATCTGCCCCACGGAAGCAGCCGGCCAACGAGCGAAAGCCCCGCTCGCCGCGCTCCGCGGCTGCTGCGGCGAGCCCGAAGAAGGGGGCCGACTCTCCGCCGGAGAAGCAGCCCGCCGGTGAGTCGGCCTTGGCCCGCGATGGCATCGCCCTCGGTCTGATCGGCCTGGCGATCATCATCGCGCTGCGCGAATGGGCGGGCCTGTCCGGAATCGCGGGCGAAGCGATCCACTACGCTGCGGCCGGCGCCGTCGGCCTCCTCGCTGTGCTGCTACCCCTGGTGCTGGTCGGCCTGTCGATCCGGATGTTCCTGCGTCGTGGGCAGACGCAGGCCGATGTGCGGATCGTCATCGGTACCACCGCTCTGGTGATGGCGGTGTGCGCCCTCATCCATGTCTTCTCCGGTCTCCCGGCACCCAGCGGGGACTTCGACGCGCTCATGGCAGCCGGCGGACTCCTGGGCTGGCTCATCGGTACTCCGCTCACCGTGCTCCTCTCGGAGTGGGGTGCGGTACCGATCCTGATCCTGTTGGGTTTCTTCGCCGTCCTGGTCATCACCGGTACGCCTGTGGCCACCTTCGGCCGTCAGGTCGGCGACCTCTTCCGGCGTCTTGTCCCGGCTCGTGCGGAAGCTGAGGATGAGGTCGACCAGGAGGATCTGATCGACTCCACGCGCCCCGTGCAGCCCAAGCGACGTGGGCGCCGGGCACGAGCCGAAGCGGAGGGCGGTGCCGCGACCGAGGTGATGCCGGGTGCGTACGCGCATGACGAGGCCTTCGAGAACCCGGCCCTGCGCGGCACCCCGGACGAGGCCGTCGGTCCTACTGAGACGTCGGGTGGCGCTGCAGAACGACCAAAGCCGGCGACGCCGGGCAAGAAGAAGGTCCCGGCCGCAGGCGAGGGGGACAAGCCCGAGCTTCAGGCCCCGCCCACCGAGCCGCTGCCCGCGCGCGCCGAGCAACTCGAACTCTCGCCGGACATCACCTACACCCTGCCCTCCGACGAAGTCCTGGTGAAGGGGGCTCCCCACAAGGCCCGCTCAGCGGCCAACGATCGCGTAGTCGAGGCCCTGACTCAGGTCTTCGCGGACTTCGGCGTCAATGCCGAGGTCACCGGATTCTCCCGCGGCCCCACGGTCACCCGCTACGAGGTCGAACTCGGCTCGGGCGTCAAGGTCGAGCGCATCACGGCGCTGAGCAAGAACATCGCCTACGCCGTGGCCAGTGCCGACGTCCGGATCCTCTCGCCGATCCCCGGGAAGAAGGCCATCGGGGTCGAGATCCCCAATGCCGACCGGGAGACTGTCGCGCTCGGGGATGTGCTGCGCTCCTCGGTGGCCCGGCGGACCGAGCACCCGCTGGTGGTGGGTGTCGGCAAGGACGTCGAGGGCGGCTACGTGGTGGCCAACCTCGCCAAGATGCCGCACCTGCTGGTCGCCGGAGCCACTGGGGCAGGTAAATCGAGTTTCGTGAACTCGATGATCACCTCGGTCATGATGCGCTCCACGCCCGAAGAGGTGCGCATGGTGCTGGTGGACCCCAAGCGCGTGGAGCTGTCCATCTACGAGGGCATCCCGCACCTGATCACCCCCATCATCACCAACCCCAAGAAGGCTGCCGAAGCCCTGGACTGGGTGGTGCGGGAGATGGACGCGCGCTACGACGATCTCTCCTTCTTCGGTTACAAGCACATCGATGACTTCAATGCCGCGGTCCGTGCCGGGCACGTCACCCCGCCTCCGGGCAGTGAGCGCAAAGTCGCGCCCTATCCGTACCTGCTGGTGATCGTCGATGAGCTGGCCGACCTGATGATGGTCGCTCCGCGCGACGTGGAGGCCGCGATCCAGCGCATCACCCAGCTTGCTCGCGCTGCCGGGATCCATCTGGTGCTCGCCACCCAGCGCCCCTCGGTGGACGTGGTCACCGGCCTGATCAAGGCGAACGTTCCTTCACGGCTCGCCTTCGCGACCTCCTCCCTGGCGGACTCGCGCGTGGTGCTCGACCAGCCGGGCGCCGAGAAGCTCATCGGCCAGGGCGATGCGCTCTTCTTGCCCATGGGATCTGCCAAGTCGATGCGCGTGCAGGGCGCCTGGGTCACCGAATCGGAGATCCACGCCGTCGTCGAGCACGTGAAGTCCCAGCTCAAGCCCACCTACCGCGAGGACGTCGTCCCCTCGGTGCAGAAGAAGCAGATCGACGAGGACATCGGTGACGACCTCGATCTGCTGCTGCAGGCCACAGAGCTCGTGGTCACCACCCAGTTCGGGTCGACCTCGATGCTGCAGCGCAAGCTGCGCGTCGGCTTCGCCAAGGCCGGGCGGCTGATGGACCTGCTCGAGTCACGCGAGGTCGTCGGGCCCACGGAGGGCTCGAAGGCCCGCGACGTGCTCATCAGCCCCGATGACCTGCCGGCCACCCTGGCGCGGATGCGCGGCGAGGAACCCGAGGAGGACGAGACCGTGGGCTACGGCGAGGACTCCGTCTCGACCGGCACCGACGACCAGGACGCTGAGAGCGTCACCCGTGCGCTCCCGGCCGACCGTTACGCCGAGGGCACGAGCGGTCATCTGCCGCCGGCCGCCGACAGCTGGGACGACGAGGAGGACGAGGGCGATGAGGACGCCTGGGGCCTCACCGATCGCCGCTGACTCGGGCTGAGGCTGGTCCTCCCCGGGCGGCGCTGCCGCCGGGCGCACAGCGCTGGCCTACTCCTGCGAGCGTGGGACGACCACGACCGGCTCACCACTGGGCTCGGGCGCCTCGGGCCGTTCGAGCTCCGTGCCCATCACCTCGGTGACTCGCGCGTATCGACGTTCCAGATCGGCTTCGCTCAGCTGGAGTCCGCTAGGGCGCTCGGCCGGATCGGTCTCGAGCAGTTCCGCCAGAGGCCAGATTCGCTGCGCGCCCAACCGGTCGACGGTGTTGGCCGCCCACTGCAGGTCGGTCACCTGAGCCACGCCCTCGGTATCGACGGCCACGGTGGCCACGACCATCGTTCCCGTGGCCGTCTCCATGATGCAGCAGAGCTCGTCCTGGTTGGAGATGAAGTTGCCCATGGACCACACCACGGGCATGCCGGTTCCGTGGGGGCCGCCGTCGAGGGTCTCGATGGGTTGGGGGGTGTGGGAGTGGTTGCCGTAGATGAGGTCGATCTGGCCGTCGGCGGCCAGTGCTTCGGCGATCTCGAGTTGTTCGGTGACGGGTTCGTGGACGTATTCGATGCCCCAGTGCAGGGAGGCGATGACGAGGTCTGCGCCGTCTTCGCGGGCTTGGCGTGCTTGTTCGCTGAGGCGGTCGGGGTCGGCGTCGGAGACCATCCAGGGTTGATCGGCCGGTGGGGGCAGTCCGTTGTCGATGGTGGTGCCGGCGATGTGGGCGATGGTGATTTCTCGTCCGCCGCGTTCGAGGACGTAGAGCTGGGGTTGTTCGGCTTCGGTCTCGGTGCGCGCGGTGCCCACATGCCCCATCCCCGCCTCATCGAGCAGATCGAGTGTGCGCATCAGGCCGGCGCTTCCGCGGTCCATGGAGTGGTTGGTGGCGGTGTTGCAGCCGTCAAAGCCCAGCTCACCGAGACCGGCGATGAGCTCATCGGGCGCGCCGAACATCGGATAGGCGGTGACCTGTTCGCCCTCCGGGGCGATGGGTACCTCCAGGGAGCACAGAGCGAGGTCCGCGCCGGCGATCCAGTGCTCCACCCCGGCCATCAACGGGTAGAAGTCCCAGCCCTGTCCATCGCCGGGCCAGGTCTGCGTGCAGTTCTGCGGGTAGGCCTCCCAGGCATCTCCGGTGGTGGCCCAGTCCGCGGAGCAGTTCACGGTCGCATGGGGGAGGACGTCACCCGAGGAGACGATGGTGAACTCGGCCGGCTCGAACTCCGGTTCAGGTTCCTGCGTGGGTTCCGGGCTGGTCTCGGGATCCGGGCTCGGCTCGGCACCGGGCTCCTCGGATGTCGGTTCCGGGCTCGGGTCAGCGCCGGAGACGGCGGAGTCGGGGGTGCTCGGCGTGCAGGCCGCGACCGCGACGAGGGCGGCGATCGCCACGGCGGAGCGCCTGCGCGCCAGTCGAGGGGAGGTCATGGCCCGGAGGCTACCCGTGCTCACTGTTCGCGTGGCACCACCACGGCGGGTGTGCCGCTGGATTCCGGGGCACTGGAACGCTCGTGTTCCGTGCCCATGACCTCCTGGAGCCGGGCGTAACGCGCGACCAGAGTCGTCTCGGAGAGCGTCAATCGCGCTGGCCGCTCGGCCGGATCAGCATCGAGAAGTTCGGCGATGGGGTAGAGGTACTGCTGACCGTCGCGGTCGTTGGCCACGCCGGCCCACTCAAGACCGGTGACCCGGACCTCACCCGTGGCCGCTGCTTCGACGGTCGCGACCACCATGGTCCCGGTCGCCGTCTCGGGTGCGCAGCAGTGGTCACTCTGGTTGGAGATGAAGTTGCCCATGGACCACACCACGGGCATGCCGGTTCCGTGGGGGCCGCCGTCGAGGGTCTCGATGGGTTGGGGGGTGTGGGAGTGGTTGCCGTAGATGAGGTCGATCTGGCCGTCGGCGGCCAGTGCTTCGGCGATCTCGAGTTGTTCGGTGACGGGTTCGTGGACGTATTCGATGCCCCAGTGCAGGGAGGCGATGACGAGGTCTGCGCCGTCTTCGCGGGCTTGGCGTGCTTGTTCGCTGAGGCGGTCGGGGTCGGCGTCGGAGACCATCCAGGGTTGATCGGCCGGTGGGGGCAGTCCGTTGTCGATGGTGGTGCCGGCGATGTGGGCGATGGTGATTTCTCGTCCGCCGCGTTCGAGGACGTAGAGCTGGGGTTGTTCGGCTTCGGTCTCGGTGCGCGCGGTGCCCACATGCCCCATCCCCGCCTCATCGAAGACCTCGAGGGTGTGCACGACCCCGGCAACGCCTCGGTCCATCGAGTGGTTGTTCGCCGTCGTGCAGCCGTCGAAGCCCAACTCGCCCAACCCGGCCACGATCGGTGCCGGGGCGCCGAAGGTGGGGTAGTAGGTGATCTCCTGGCCCGGAGGGGCGATGGGTACCTCCAGGGAGCACAGAGCGAGGTCCGCGCCGGCGATCCAGTGCTCCACCCCGGCCATCAACGGGTAGAAGTCCCAGCCCTGCCCACCGCCGGCCTCCGTCGCTTCCCGCTCGGCAGAGAGCACCACCCACGGGTGGGGGAGGACATCACCGGAGGAGACGATGGTGAACTCTGCGGCCTCGAACTCGGGCTCCGGCTCGACGTCGGGCGACTCCGGAGCGACCTCCGGCGTCTCCGGCTCGGTGGCGGGCGTCTCCGGCTCCGGGGCGGCAGTGCGACTCGGCGCGTGGGGCGGATCGGGGTCGGACACGCCCGGGCTGCTGGGTGTGCATGCCAGGAGCGTCAGCGCCGCCGCGAGACTCGGGCCGATCACGAATCGGCGGCGGCGCGCGGCAGTGTGGACAACCCTCATGAGCGCGAGGTTACCGGCACGGGAGCCGTGCTCTGGCGAGAAACCTGGCACGGCGACACGCCAGCCCAGGGGCCTGGGAACGCCACTGTGGCGTGCCGAGCGCCCATAACGATCCGGTCGCACTCTGGTGAACCGCCGCACAGTGACTTTCGGGTCTATCGTTGCCGTCCTATGGTGTCCCTCGTGTCTCAAGAGCAGTCAACCTCTACGGAGACTGACGTACCAGCTGAGCAACCCCCGTTGCTGAACATCGCCAACGCACTGACGGTGCTGCGGCTGGTTCTCGTCCCGGTCTTCATCGCCATCTTCCTGGCCGGCGCCGTCGGCGACCTCACCGGAACGGTCGGATACTCGCTGACCGCGCTGGGCGTTTTCGCTCTGGCCGCGGCCACCGACAAGCTCGACGGCTCGATCGCGCGCGCCCGCGGCCTGGTCACGAACTTCGGCAAGCTCGCCGACCCCATTGCCGACAAGGCGCTGGTCATCGCCGCCCTGGTGTTGCTTTCCTGGTCCACGGTGCTGCCCTGGTGGGTCACCATCGTCATCATCGTGCGTGAGCTCGGCATCACCCTGCTGCGCTTCGTGATGGTCCGGCGCGCCGTCATGGCCGCCTCCCAGGGCGGCAAGATCAAGGCCGTCTTCCAGTTCGCCTTCATCATGGTGCTCCTGGTGCCGTGGGGGCAGATGGTCCCCGGTGGCGTGGCTGACGTGCTGCACCTGGCTGGATGGGCATTGGCCCTGATCGCCGTGGCGATCACGGTGGTGACGGGTCTGGACTACGTCGTCAGTGCCGTGCGCATCTCCCGCTCCACCCAGCAGGAGCGGCAAGCTCCCACAGCCGACTCTGCGTCTGCTGCGGAGGAGGACTCCCTGCACGCCGGCCACGAGCTCGACGACGTCTGCTCCTCCTTGGAGCGCGCACCAGAACAGGAACTGCGCTGAACGATCCTGATTCACCACGCCCGCACTCGGGAGACCGATCCCGAGGGCAGGCTGAGGGTCGCACCGAAGTGGCTCAGGTGGGCCACGTCAGCCCAGAAGCGGCGGGCCGGGCTTCGCGCGCCCAGGCCGTGATCGCCGCACTCAACGCCCGCGGCGTCACCCTGGGCATCGCGGAGTCCCTGACCGGGGGAATTCTGTGTGACGCCTTCGTCTCGGTCCCCGGGACCTCCGCAGTGCTGCGTGGCAGCGTCACCGCCTACGCCCCGGATGCGAAGTCGCGGGTCCTCGGCGTGGACAGTGCGTTGCTCGATGAGCACGGCACCGTGCACCCGGAGGTCGCACGGCAGATGGCACGCGGGGCGTGTGAGATCTTCGAGGCCGACTACGCCGTGGCCACCACCGGCGTGGCCGGTCCCGGGCCTTCGGACGGACACCCCGCCGGGACTGTCTACCTCGCGGCCATCGGCCCGCGCGTGACGGCCACCCGGTACCTGCTTCTGTCCGGCCCTCGCGCTGCAGTGAGGACAGCGGCGGTCGAGGCGGGGCTGGCACTGCTGGGTGAGGTGCTCCGAGATTGAGACGGGGAACAAAGCAAGGCGCCGTGTCGTTCCATCCGTGTAGCGTAGAAAACCATCACAGGGCTGGGTCGCCAGTCAGCCCGAGGTATCGGGGAGAGGAGGCAGGGAAATGATCATGTTCCGCCGGGAAATCGGGGACGTGCTCCGCGAGGCGCGCCAACGTCAGGGTCGGACCCTGCGTGAGGTCTCATCAGCTGCACGGGTGTCGCTGGGATATCTCTCCGAGGTCGAGCGAGGCCAGAAGGAAGCCTCCTCAGAGTTGCTTGCCTCGATCTGCGAGGCTTTGAACGTGCCGTTGAGCTTCGTCCTGCGCGCCGTCTCGGATCGTGTGGCCGTGGTGGAGGGCGTCGCGATTCCGGACACCGTGCCGGAGGACCTGTTCCGGCCCGAGGATCTGCTCGGCGACCGCGATCTGCTCGAACCGGTCGGCTGAGACCCTTCTCGCTGTGGCCGGATGTGCCCGGTCCGTCAGGGCCGGGCACATCCGCACCTCCCGTGCGCGCACCGGGTCAGCTCTGCCGCTGGCAGCCGGGGCACCAGAAGATCGGCCGCGTCCCCAGGCCTGATCCAGGCTCCCCGATGCCGGCATCGGGATCACCGGCCTGAGCCACGCCTCGTGCGATGAGCTGGCCGCAGCGACGGCACGGCCGGTTGAGTCGGCTGTGCACGTTGCTCCGGGGACCCTCCTCGCCCGTGGCGGTCGGGGTGCGCGCCATCGCGGAACGCCACATGAGCTGACGTCCGGCGCTCAGCAGGGCTGTCGCGGTCTCGGCGTCGAGGTCACCGCAGGCCAACCACGGCCACACTCGATGGTGCCAGAGCGTCTCCGCGCAGTAGATGGTGCCGAATCCGGCGATGACGCGCTGATCCAGGAGCGCTTCGCAGACGGGTCGCTGGCCTTGGTCCACCAGACGTACCGCACTCGCAGGGGCATCGAAGTCCGGCGCCAGTACATCGGGTCCGAGGTGACCGATGACCTGGTGCTCATCACGCGTGGCCACGAGATTCACCATCCCGAGTTCGATTCCCAGCGCTGTCCAGGCCGGGGTCGCGAGCACTGCCCGCACGCGAGGTGAGCGGTCCGCCCTTCGCCCGCTGCCGCGTCCCGCGGAGGTCAGCTCGGACGTGGCGATGATCCGCCATACCCCGTCCATCCGCAGGTGTGTGTGCAAGGTCCGGCCATCATCCAGTCGCGCCAAGAGGTTCTTGCCGTGCGTCGCGTGGCCGGTGATCACCCGGCCACGGAGGTCGTACCCGCCTACGCTCGGCCACCGCAGTTCACCGCGGCTGAGCCGTTGCCCCGCCAGGGCCTGGTCCAGTCGGCGCGCCACACGCAGCACGATGTCACCCTCGGGCACGGTTTCTCCCGCCTAGCCGGCCGCCCGGATCGCCCGGAGCGCGGCATGAAGCTGGGCCAAGCCGGGCTGACCGGGAGCGGAGGA contains:
- a CDS encoding DNA-formamidopyrimidine glycosylase family protein; its protein translation is MPEGDIVLRVARRLDQALAGQRLSRGELRWPSVGGYDLRGRVITGHATHGKNLLARLDDGRTLHTHLRMDGVWRIIATSELTSAGRGSGRRADRSPRVRAVLATPAWTALGIELGMVNLVATRDEHQVIGHLGPDVLAPDFDAPASAVRLVDQGQRPVCEALLDQRVIAGFGTIYCAETLWHHRVWPWLACGDLDAETATALLSAGRQLMWRSAMARTPTATGEEGPRSNVHSRLNRPCRRCGQLIARGVAQAGDPDAGIGEPGSGLGTRPIFWCPGCQRQS
- a CDS encoding helix-turn-helix domain-containing protein, with protein sequence MIMFRREIGDVLREARQRQGRTLREVSSAARVSLGYLSEVERGQKEASSELLASICEALNVPLSFVLRAVSDRVAVVEGVAIPDTVPEDLFRPEDLLGDRDLLEPVG
- a CDS encoding CinA family protein, with the translated sequence MGHVSPEAAGRASRAQAVIAALNARGVTLGIAESLTGGILCDAFVSVPGTSAVLRGSVTAYAPDAKSRVLGVDSALLDEHGTVHPEVARQMARGACEIFEADYAVATTGVAGPGPSDGHPAGTVYLAAIGPRVTATRYLLLSGPRAAVRTAAVEAGLALLGEVLRD
- the pgsA gene encoding CDP-diacylglycerol--glycerol-3-phosphate 3-phosphatidyltransferase, with the translated sequence MSQEQSTSTETDVPAEQPPLLNIANALTVLRLVLVPVFIAIFLAGAVGDLTGTVGYSLTALGVFALAAATDKLDGSIARARGLVTNFGKLADPIADKALVIAALVLLSWSTVLPWWVTIVIIVRELGITLLRFVMVRRAVMAASQGGKIKAVFQFAFIMVLLVPWGQMVPGGVADVLHLAGWALALIAVAITVVTGLDYVVSAVRISRSTQQERQAPTADSASAAEEDSLHAGHELDDVCSSLERAPEQELR
- a CDS encoding CapA family protein, whose product is MRVVHTAARRRRFVIGPSLAAALTLLACTPSSPGVSDPDPPHAPSRTAAPEPETPATEPETPEVAPESPDVEPEPEFEAAEFTIVSSGDVLPHPWVVLSAEREATEAGGGQGWDFYPLMAGVEHWIAGADLALCSLEVPIAPPGQEITYYPTFGAPAPIVAGLGELGFDGCTTANNHSMDRGVAGVVHTLEVFDEAGMGHVGTARTETEAEQPQLYVLERGGREITIAHIAGTTIDNGLPPPADQPWMVSDADPDRLSEQARQAREDGADLVIASLHWGIEYVHEPVTEQLEIAEALAADGQIDLIYGNHSHTPQPIETLDGGPHGTGMPVVWSMGNFISNQSDHCCAPETATGTMVVATVEAAATGEVRVTGLEWAGVANDRDGQQYLYPIAELLDADPAERPARLTLSETTLVARYARLQEVMGTEHERSSAPESSGTPAVVVPREQ
- a CDS encoding FtsK/SpoIIIE family DNA translocase, with the translated sequence MSARTKKNESAPRKQPANERKPRSPRSAAAAASPKKGADSPPEKQPAGESALARDGIALGLIGLAIIIALREWAGLSGIAGEAIHYAAAGAVGLLAVLLPLVLVGLSIRMFLRRGQTQADVRIVIGTTALVMAVCALIHVFSGLPAPSGDFDALMAAGGLLGWLIGTPLTVLLSEWGAVPILILLGFFAVLVITGTPVATFGRQVGDLFRRLVPARAEAEDEVDQEDLIDSTRPVQPKRRGRRARAEAEGGAATEVMPGAYAHDEAFENPALRGTPDEAVGPTETSGGAAERPKPATPGKKKVPAAGEGDKPELQAPPTEPLPARAEQLELSPDITYTLPSDEVLVKGAPHKARSAANDRVVEALTQVFADFGVNAEVTGFSRGPTVTRYEVELGSGVKVERITALSKNIAYAVASADVRILSPIPGKKAIGVEIPNADRETVALGDVLRSSVARRTEHPLVVGVGKDVEGGYVVANLAKMPHLLVAGATGAGKSSFVNSMITSVMMRSTPEEVRMVLVDPKRVELSIYEGIPHLITPIITNPKKAAEALDWVVREMDARYDDLSFFGYKHIDDFNAAVRAGHVTPPPGSERKVAPYPYLLVIVDELADLMMVAPRDVEAAIQRITQLARAAGIHLVLATQRPSVDVVTGLIKANVPSRLAFATSSLADSRVVLDQPGAEKLIGQGDALFLPMGSAKSMRVQGAWVTESEIHAVVEHVKSQLKPTYREDVVPSVQKKQIDEDIGDDLDLLLQATELVVTTQFGSTSMLQRKLRVGFAKAGRLMDLLESREVVGPTEGSKARDVLISPDDLPATLARMRGEEPEEDETVGYGEDSVSTGTDDQDAESVTRALPADRYAEGTSGHLPPAADSWDDEEDEGDEDAWGLTDRR
- a CDS encoding CapA family protein, with the protein product MTSPRLARRRSAVAIAALVAVAACTPSTPDSAVSGADPSPEPTSEEPGAEPSPDPETSPEPTQEPEPEFEPAEFTIVSSGDVLPHATVNCSADWATTGDAWEAYPQNCTQTWPGDGQGWDFYPLMAGVEHWIAGADLALCSLEVPIAPEGEQVTAYPMFGAPDELIAGLGELGFDGCNTATNHSMDRGSAGLMRTLDLLDEAGMGHVGTARTETEAEQPQLYVLERGGREITIAHIAGTTIDNGLPPPADQPWMVSDADPDRLSEQARQAREDGADLVIASLHWGIEYVHEPVTEQLEIAEALAADGQIDLIYGNHSHTPQPIETLDGGPHGTGMPVVWSMGNFISNQDELCCIMETATGTMVVATVAVDTEGVAQVTDLQWAANTVDRLGAQRIWPLAELLETDPAERPSGLQLSEADLERRYARVTEVMGTELERPEAPEPSGEPVVVVPRSQE